The Mesoterricola silvestris sequence GCGCGGGCCTGAACCTGGACATCGACAAGGACCTCTCCCAGGTGCTGGACGGCGCGTCCATGAACGTGGAGGGCTCGGGCCTCACCCACGAGCAGGAGACGGTGCTCACCTACTTCTCCAGCTCCACCAGCATCCAGAACGTGCTCCAGATCAGCCGCTACGACGAGCTGGACACCTGCAAGATGATCGCCCAGCTCCTGGAGGCCGGGATCCTGGAGGTCTCGTCGGAGGCCGAGGAGCGCAAGCCCTCCGTGTGGGTCCTGCCCCCCGCCATGATGGGCCGGGAGGCCGCTCCCCCCCAGGGCCCGTCCTGGCTGTTCTGGCCCGCCGTGGTCCTCTTCCTGGCGTTCCCCCTGGCCTTCTACGTGCCCCATTCCAGGGCCTCCGCCAACCAGGGCCTGGCCAGCCTCCAGCGCGCCGATGTGCAGGTGTCCACGGACCCCGCCACCATGGCCCGCCAGGTGTGGGCCTTCCGCATGGCCTCCCCCGCCGACGGCGGCCGGAAGCTGGCGGAATCCCTGGGCATCGCCCTGGATCCCCACCTGGTCATCCCGGATCTCAGCCGGCAGCCCAATCCGTTGGTGCCCACGCCCCAGGACAAGGACCTGGATCCCGCGCCGGCCACCTAGGATGCGTTTCGCCGCAAACCCTTCGCCCCGCCTGGAACTCTTCCAGGATCCCGACGCCTTCCTCCAGCTCGCGCTGGTCAGACTGGACCTCCTGTTCGAGGCCGATCCGGCGCGGCGCAAGCAGCTTCGGGAACTGGAACAGGTGCTTGAAGGGCTGGAGTGGGATTGGCCCCTTCCGCCCGCCCAGCGCATCCGCAGGCACAGGCCCCTGGACCTGGGGGACGTATTCCGGAAATCCGTGGAACTGACCGCCAGCGACATCCCGGGCCGGTTCCGCCACGCCCCTGGAACCCGCACCCAAAGCTAATAAGGCGTCATTTTTTTCTTTTCCCAGCGCCCCAGCGAGCCCTCTGCGCCCCAGCGTTTGATCCTTTCCTGGAATTCCCGGCGCGATTGTAACAATCGCGCCGGGGGA is a genomic window containing:
- a CDS encoding DUF4388 domain-containing protein; its protein translation is MALEGSLRDFDLFSLFNMIKTQGKSGTLVLSRAQEFVKIFFDQGEIVGCDSNQVRMEDRVGAMLVRLGRLSGEELMAMIHRQRQTLKRMGTLLLESGRVSPQDLQDALFNQAMSIIYRTFRWVEGDYRFDSILPQELDRENFPAIPVDTVLMEAARIMDEWPEVQRRLPDNGLPLRKTAYGAGLNLDIDKDLSQVLDGASMNVEGSGLTHEQETVLTYFSSSTSIQNVLQISRYDELDTCKMIAQLLEAGILEVSSEAEERKPSVWVLPPAMMGREAAPPQGPSWLFWPAVVLFLAFPLAFYVPHSRASANQGLASLQRADVQVSTDPATMARQVWAFRMASPADGGRKLAESLGIALDPHLVIPDLSRQPNPLVPTPQDKDLDPAPAT